One segment of Cerasicoccus sp. TK19100 DNA contains the following:
- a CDS encoding MFS transporter, giving the protein MNRDRKNYLAHSLEGGLFIGGMSFIAGQTVLTVMAKELGAPNWVISILPIAMFMGLIMAPIFTASFIERSRHMKRISMITGVPQRLVFLVAGLVIIFWGEERPSLALTALVLAPILSGAFGGIGHGAWMQLVARTVPANRRSSLSATRNLIAATISIFAGIAVERILSAYDGVFGFGLLHLIAFAFLVLSYLFFTQIQENVVEPIAIKRSRSLPEYFNELVTILRADRDFRFFAIMRVTGPFNQFVVPYMTIYAIDVLGASASFAGSALIASTVGQFVGNAIGGVLGDRLGGKMLLVIARVAFLLSFICATMAQTYFAFMLFFFTTMLAASINGIGNMTLMLEIAPDHRRPTYGALAGLLNGPSMILLSLVGSMYWTSFNSMQLQALIASCGMIISTYAICKVREPRRNKLTL; this is encoded by the coding sequence ATGAACCGCGACCGTAAGAACTACCTTGCGCACTCGCTGGAAGGCGGCCTGTTTATTGGCGGCATGTCGTTTATTGCCGGACAAACGGTGCTCACCGTCATGGCCAAAGAGCTTGGCGCGCCCAACTGGGTGATTTCAATTTTGCCGATTGCGATGTTCATGGGGCTCATCATGGCACCAATATTTACGGCCTCGTTCATTGAGCGCAGTCGCCACATGAAGCGCATTTCAATGATCACCGGCGTGCCGCAACGCCTGGTCTTCCTGGTAGCGGGCCTGGTGATTATTTTCTGGGGAGAGGAACGCCCAAGCCTCGCGCTGACAGCCCTGGTCCTGGCCCCGATTCTCTCCGGAGCGTTTGGCGGCATCGGCCATGGCGCGTGGATGCAGCTTGTTGCGCGTACGGTACCGGCCAACCGTCGCTCATCGCTCTCGGCCACGCGCAACCTGATCGCAGCCACGATTAGTATCTTTGCGGGAATTGCCGTGGAGCGTATCCTCAGCGCGTATGACGGCGTATTTGGCTTCGGTTTGTTACACTTGATCGCGTTTGCATTTCTGGTGCTGTCGTATCTGTTTTTTACCCAGATTCAGGAAAACGTGGTTGAGCCAATCGCCATCAAGCGAAGCCGTTCACTACCTGAGTATTTCAATGAGCTCGTGACCATTTTGCGTGCAGACCGGGACTTTCGCTTTTTTGCGATCATGCGGGTCACGGGACCGTTTAACCAGTTTGTCGTGCCCTATATGACGATCTACGCGATCGACGTGCTGGGTGCCTCGGCAAGTTTTGCAGGAAGCGCGCTGATCGCGAGCACCGTCGGGCAATTTGTGGGCAACGCGATTGGCGGCGTGCTCGGGGATCGCTTGGGCGGAAAGATGCTACTCGTCATCGCACGAGTGGCCTTTTTGCTATCCTTTATCTGCGCAACCATGGCGCAGACCTACTTTGCCTTCATGCTGTTTTTCTTCACCACCATGCTGGCAGCGAGTATCAACGGGATTGGCAATATGACGCTGATGCTGGAGATCGCACCCGACCACCGACGCCCGACGTATGGTGCCTTGGCGGGCCTGCTAAATGGTCCATCGATGATTTTGCTTTCGCTGGTAGGCTCGATGTACTGGACGAGTTTCAACTCCATGCAGTTGCAGGCTCTGATCGCGAGCTGCGGCATGATCATCTCCACCTACGCGATCTGCAAGGTCCGCGAGCCGCGCCGGAACAAACTCACGCTTTAA
- a CDS encoding glycoside hydrolase family 2 TIM barrel-domain containing protein has product MTYPIRTSTNLWEIPELTHINRLDMHSGLLPYPEAEAARSGEKSPWTQCLNGQWQFALFHRPSEVTDDMLKAAFDDASWGAQTVPSQWTLQGLWDRPIYTNVQMPYDNTPPLVPEENPTGVYRRTFTLSNDWVERRTVLHFGGVESYFEVYVNDVFVGMSKDNRLPSEFDVSSVVHAGENTIAVKVLKWCDANYVEDQDMFWHAGIYRRVFLYSTDKCWLQDIFAETNFDTLTKEGELDLQIKLGYDLGAYLPAGPQGNVVVEAELRDPAGEIVYEDSEEIDCRFRISGYSANLFALIPNCQAWSAELPALYTLTVSLYDDAGKLLEAKSTRIGFKNVVVKDRQLLTNGKAVMIRGVNRHEFHMTTGRTLTREDMIKDILILKKFNFNAVRTAHYPNDELWYELCNEYGLYIVDETNLESHANYPSLCRDPRWRNQFVERGVRMILRDRNHPCIFCWSLGNESGNGENHDAMGLAMAALDDSRIFHHEGEIHLTWKQGPRNYAETQPIHNEMIDPMYPSLEEVKRWAETTTDHRPYIPCEYSHAMGNSCGGLKDYWELFENYHGLQGGFIWEWVDHGILTTDEQGREYWAYGGDFGETIHDSNFCTDGMVAPDRTIRPSVYEFKKLAQPIGVTAVDLTQGKIRVANKNYFTTLELYVGKWTIETEGAVVAQGELPALATVPEASEIVTLNLPAVSRRADQESFLNIRFEMREATPWCEAGHEVAWEQIPMPASEITPALPEPASREISVNADGDTTTITCGDVQLTTNTATHEITGLNFAGQSLLNEFADLCAWRATTDNDGIRRWDGQDEKPMGQWLNAGLNELKVKSRTLTIDGAAITQRTVWAGKDEAKELTHEQKVQVLPSGHLSVENTCDYHSELPSLPRVGVVMQAPAGFENVHWFGKGPWENHIDRDAGTPVGLYAGSVDDQYVKYAMPQENGNKSGVRWFTLDNGKVGLKFIGSPTFEFSVRHYTDADLFTSYHTHELEDKKRAETVIHLDHKQRGLGTGSCGPQTSEPYTVPPQQYTFSYTIAPYQV; this is encoded by the coding sequence ATGACCTATCCTATCCGCACTTCGACGAACCTCTGGGAAATCCCCGAACTGACACATATCAACCGGCTGGACATGCATTCCGGCCTGTTGCCCTACCCAGAGGCCGAAGCCGCACGGTCCGGTGAAAAATCCCCATGGACCCAGTGCCTGAACGGCCAGTGGCAATTTGCGCTCTTCCACCGCCCATCGGAGGTCACTGATGACATGCTGAAGGCCGCCTTTGACGACGCCTCCTGGGGCGCGCAGACGGTGCCCTCCCAATGGACGCTGCAAGGCTTATGGGACCGCCCCATCTACACGAATGTCCAGATGCCCTACGACAACACGCCGCCGCTGGTTCCCGAGGAGAACCCGACTGGCGTTTACCGTCGCACCTTCACCCTGTCCAACGACTGGGTGGAGCGGCGCACGGTGCTACATTTCGGCGGTGTGGAAAGCTACTTTGAGGTCTATGTAAACGACGTCTTCGTGGGCATGTCCAAAGACAACCGTTTGCCGTCAGAGTTTGACGTTAGCTCGGTTGTCCACGCGGGTGAGAACACCATTGCCGTCAAGGTGCTAAAGTGGTGCGACGCCAATTACGTGGAAGACCAGGACATGTTCTGGCATGCCGGTATTTATCGCCGCGTGTTTCTTTACTCGACCGACAAATGCTGGTTGCAGGATATCTTTGCCGAAACAAATTTCGACACGCTGACCAAGGAAGGAGAGCTGGATCTGCAAATCAAGCTCGGCTATGACCTCGGCGCATATCTGCCCGCCGGCCCCCAAGGAAACGTTGTCGTCGAGGCCGAACTACGCGATCCGGCAGGTGAAATCGTTTACGAAGACAGCGAGGAAATTGACTGCCGCTTCCGCATCAGTGGTTACTCCGCAAACTTGTTTGCGCTGATACCGAATTGCCAGGCCTGGTCCGCGGAATTACCCGCACTCTATACACTGACGGTGTCTCTCTACGACGATGCGGGGAAATTGCTCGAAGCGAAATCCACGCGAATCGGGTTTAAGAACGTCGTCGTCAAAGACCGGCAGCTGCTGACCAACGGCAAGGCCGTCATGATCCGCGGCGTCAATCGCCATGAGTTCCACATGACCACGGGCCGCACATTGACGCGTGAGGACATGATCAAGGACATCCTGATCCTGAAGAAATTTAACTTCAACGCCGTCCGCACTGCACATTACCCGAACGACGAGCTGTGGTATGAGCTATGCAATGAATACGGCCTCTACATTGTCGACGAAACCAACCTCGAATCACACGCGAATTACCCGTCGCTCTGTCGCGATCCGCGTTGGCGCAACCAGTTTGTCGAGCGCGGCGTGCGCATGATCCTGCGTGACCGCAACCACCCCTGCATCTTCTGTTGGTCGCTGGGTAATGAGTCGGGCAACGGCGAAAACCACGACGCTATGGGCCTCGCCATGGCCGCACTCGACGACAGCCGCATCTTCCACCACGAAGGGGAAATCCACCTCACCTGGAAACAGGGCCCGCGCAATTATGCCGAAACCCAGCCGATCCACAACGAGATGATCGACCCGATGTATCCCTCTCTGGAAGAAGTGAAGCGCTGGGCCGAGACCACAACCGACCACCGCCCCTACATCCCTTGCGAGTATTCACACGCCATGGGCAATAGTTGTGGCGGGCTCAAGGACTACTGGGAGCTTTTCGAAAACTACCACGGCCTGCAAGGAGGCTTCATTTGGGAATGGGTCGACCATGGCATCCTCACCACCGACGAGCAGGGCCGTGAATATTGGGCCTACGGCGGTGACTTTGGTGAGACGATCCACGACTCCAATTTCTGCACCGACGGCATGGTCGCGCCCGACCGCACGATTCGCCCGTCCGTGTATGAGTTTAAAAAGCTGGCGCAACCGATCGGCGTCACCGCAGTCGATCTCACGCAGGGCAAAATCCGTGTAGCGAACAAGAATTACTTCACCACGCTTGAGCTCTATGTTGGCAAATGGACAATCGAAACCGAAGGCGCAGTCGTTGCCCAAGGTGAACTGCCAGCACTAGCAACTGTGCCGGAGGCATCCGAGATCGTGACGCTGAATTTGCCTGCGGTTTCGCGCCGCGCCGACCAGGAAAGCTTTCTGAACATCCGCTTCGAAATGCGCGAGGCAACTCCATGGTGCGAGGCTGGCCATGAGGTTGCCTGGGAGCAGATCCCAATGCCAGCCAGCGAAATAACGCCCGCCCTGCCCGAACCGGCATCACGCGAAATTTCGGTCAACGCCGATGGCGACACGACCACCATCACTTGCGGCGATGTTCAGCTAACAACCAACACGGCGACCCACGAGATCACCGGCCTCAACTTTGCTGGACAAAGCTTGCTCAATGAATTTGCGGACCTCTGCGCCTGGCGCGCCACGACCGACAACGACGGAATCCGCCGTTGGGACGGCCAGGATGAGAAGCCAATGGGGCAATGGCTCAATGCCGGACTCAACGAGCTGAAAGTGAAGTCGCGCACGCTGACCATCGACGGCGCGGCGATTACCCAACGCACCGTCTGGGCAGGCAAAGATGAGGCAAAGGAACTCACCCATGAGCAGAAGGTCCAGGTGCTGCCCAGCGGCCACCTATCCGTTGAGAATACTTGCGATTACCACTCCGAGCTGCCGTCCCTGCCCCGCGTAGGCGTCGTCATGCAAGCACCGGCCGGATTTGAGAATGTCCATTGGTTTGGCAAAGGCCCGTGGGAAAACCACATCGACCGCGATGCGGGAACACCCGTTGGCCTCTACGCAGGCTCGGTCGATGATCAATATGTGAAATATGCCATGCCCCAGGAAAATGGCAATAAATCCGGCGTTCGCTGGTTCACATTGGACAATGGCAAAGTTGGTCTGAAGTTCATCGGTTCCCCAACCTTCGAATTTTCCGTGCGCCACTACACCGATGCTGATCTATTCACGAGCTACCACACCCATGAGCTGGAGGACAAAAAGCGCGCAGAGACAGTCATACACCTTGACCACAAACAGCGCGGCTTGGGCACTGGCAGTTGTGGCCCGCAAACCAGCGAGCCTTACACCGTCCCGCCCCAACAATACACATTCAGCTATACGATTGCCCCCTACCAAGTCTAG
- a CDS encoding phytoene desaturase — protein sequence MGKQKAVVIGSGFGGLAAAIRTQAKGYDVTLLEMRDKPGGRAYVYEDQGFTYDAGPTIVTVPFVLDELAEVAGKKLSDYIEIVPCDPFYRIYFDDGKVFDYRGDKESLEAEIAKFSPEDVAGYREFLAYSEQIFDRAFTDLADHSFHSIWEMVKVAPDLVKLRAEQSVFKRVSHYIKNPQLRQVFSFEPLLIGGNPLRSSAIYAMIHYLEKTWGVHFAMGGTGALVKGLVKLFEDIGGTLITGARAEEIVVENGKVKGVRAILGSQEEDLADASHVPGYRFTAKSDEYFEADVVISNGDVANTYRKLVKPEHRRKWTDPRLERMKYAMSLFVIYFGTDRTYEHLPHHSIVLGPRYEELLGDIFDKKVVAEDFSLYLHAPTRTDPSLAPPGCECFYVLSPVPNLKGGQNWADIKEEYADRILASLEKDHLVPDLRKHLKSKLIFTPQDFHDRLDAFQGSAFQFEPLLTQSAWFRPHNKSEDVDGLYFVGAGTHPGAGLPGVISSAKVLDKFIEPIR from the coding sequence ATGGGCAAGCAGAAAGCAGTTGTCATTGGTAGTGGATTTGGTGGTTTGGCCGCGGCCATTCGGACGCAGGCCAAGGGATATGATGTCACTTTGCTGGAGATGCGCGACAAGCCGGGAGGGCGCGCGTATGTCTATGAAGATCAAGGGTTTACCTATGATGCTGGGCCAACGATCGTCACCGTGCCTTTCGTGTTGGACGAGCTTGCCGAAGTCGCTGGAAAGAAGCTTTCCGATTACATCGAGATCGTGCCCTGTGATCCCTTTTACCGCATCTATTTCGATGACGGCAAGGTCTTCGATTATCGTGGTGACAAGGAATCGCTGGAGGCGGAAATCGCCAAGTTCAGCCCCGAGGATGTTGCGGGATATCGCGAGTTTCTGGCCTACAGTGAGCAAATATTTGATCGCGCTTTCACCGATCTGGCCGATCACTCATTTCACTCTATTTGGGAGATGGTTAAGGTCGCTCCGGACCTCGTGAAACTGCGCGCAGAGCAGTCTGTTTTTAAGCGCGTCAGCCACTACATCAAGAACCCGCAATTGCGGCAGGTTTTCAGCTTTGAGCCGTTACTCATTGGAGGCAATCCGCTGCGTTCTTCGGCGATTTACGCAATGATCCACTACCTGGAAAAAACTTGGGGCGTGCACTTCGCGATGGGCGGCACGGGGGCTCTGGTCAAGGGCTTGGTGAAGCTGTTTGAAGACATTGGCGGCACATTAATCACCGGTGCGCGGGCGGAGGAAATCGTGGTTGAAAACGGCAAGGTGAAAGGCGTTCGCGCGATTCTGGGCTCGCAGGAAGAGGATTTGGCTGACGCCAGCCATGTGCCGGGGTATCGGTTTACCGCGAAGTCCGATGAATACTTTGAGGCGGATGTCGTCATTAGTAATGGCGATGTGGCCAACACCTACCGTAAGCTCGTCAAGCCCGAGCATCGTCGCAAGTGGACGGACCCGCGGCTGGAGCGCATGAAGTATGCGATGAGCTTGTTTGTGATCTACTTTGGCACGGACCGGACTTACGAGCACCTGCCGCATCATAGCATCGTTTTAGGACCACGCTATGAGGAGCTTTTAGGCGATATTTTTGACAAGAAGGTCGTCGCTGAGGATTTCTCGCTCTACCTGCACGCGCCGACGCGCACGGATCCCAGCTTGGCACCTCCAGGCTGCGAATGCTTTTATGTGCTGAGCCCGGTGCCCAACCTGAAGGGTGGTCAGAATTGGGCCGATATTAAAGAAGAATACGCGGATCGCATTCTGGCCTCGTTGGAGAAAGACCACCTCGTCCCGGATCTGCGTAAGCACTTAAAGTCGAAGCTTATCTTCACGCCGCAGGATTTCCATGATCGTCTGGATGCGTTTCAGGGGAGCGCGTTTCAATTCGAGCCGTTACTCACGCAGAGCGCGTGGTTCCGTCCGCACAACAAGAGTGAGGACGTCGATGGTCTCTATTTTGTCGGCGCGGGAACGCATCCTGGTGCCGGTCTGCCGGGCGTCATTAGCTCGGCCAAAGTGTTGGACAAATTTATCGAACCGATACGCTGA
- a CDS encoding sensor histidine kinase, whose amino-acid sequence MATSSLYTLSIDRNVADQINQSVDKQRALAGIESHYIRLLMAENSYALSGHAEYRTTFVQEKREVQNRLNELNALELTPIERQEVEDFQAGLNRISEEMEALFSKEDLQQIDDAQPTFMLLNDRVAVTMADLIEELSNSIENEVEHSVHRLEKADERELWFTIIPIVLVLPIAACVIFFTITHVTKPLLRLVDMAEKITMRDFSTRMESRSLDEVGKLTSAFNAMAEEIERRYDELESFAYIVAHDLKNPIASIYGLAELLKQDLENQLKPDEKEALETIEFAAESMNTLITELLEFARAGKVELSREPVSMNDMLKDVVQRLKLYCKERGGRIVIKGDLPAIYCDPVRFTQIWTNLIYNALKYNDKPEPTVSICADEKVKGMHRFKIEDNGIGIEEKDFQNIFLPFQRAHVDGPYEGTGIGLAIVKRVIDFHRGRIWVESRTGEGTTFFLTVPKIRIASQGQATST is encoded by the coding sequence ATGGCTACTTCGTCCCTGTATACCCTATCGATAGACCGTAACGTCGCCGATCAAATCAACCAAAGCGTCGACAAACAGCGAGCCTTGGCGGGCATTGAGTCACATTACATCCGCTTGCTCATGGCGGAAAACAGCTACGCGCTCTCAGGCCATGCCGAATACCGCACGACCTTCGTCCAGGAAAAGCGTGAAGTTCAAAACCGCCTGAATGAGCTCAATGCTCTCGAATTGACGCCAATCGAGCGCCAGGAAGTGGAAGATTTCCAGGCTGGCCTAAATCGCATCAGCGAGGAGATGGAGGCGCTATTCAGCAAAGAAGATCTACAGCAGATCGATGACGCTCAGCCCACATTCATGCTCCTTAACGACAGGGTGGCGGTCACAATGGCAGACCTGATTGAGGAGCTTTCCAATAGCATTGAAAACGAAGTCGAACACTCGGTGCATCGACTGGAGAAGGCTGACGAACGCGAGCTCTGGTTTACCATCATTCCCATTGTTTTAGTGTTACCGATTGCCGCCTGCGTCATTTTCTTCACTATCACTCACGTCACGAAGCCCTTGCTCAGGCTCGTGGATATGGCAGAGAAAATTACTATGCGCGACTTCTCAACCCGCATGGAAAGCCGTTCCCTGGATGAAGTTGGCAAGCTGACCAGCGCCTTCAACGCAATGGCGGAAGAAATCGAGCGTCGCTACGACGAATTGGAGAGCTTCGCTTACATTGTCGCCCACGATCTGAAGAACCCGATCGCCAGCATTTATGGCTTGGCCGAGTTGCTGAAGCAGGACCTCGAAAACCAATTGAAGCCCGATGAAAAAGAGGCGCTAGAAACCATTGAATTCGCGGCAGAGTCCATGAACACGCTCATCACGGAGCTATTGGAGTTCGCGCGCGCCGGTAAGGTGGAGCTTTCTCGCGAACCCGTATCCATGAACGATATGCTGAAGGATGTCGTCCAGCGTTTGAAGCTCTACTGCAAGGAGCGCGGCGGACGAATCGTTATCAAGGGAGACTTGCCGGCGATCTACTGCGACCCCGTTCGCTTTACTCAAATCTGGACAAATTTGATCTACAATGCGCTCAAATACAACGACAAGCCCGAGCCGACGGTCAGCATTTGCGCCGACGAAAAGGTCAAGGGCATGCATCGCTTTAAGATCGAAGACAACGGCATCGGCATCGAAGAAAAGGACTTTCAAAATATCTTTCTTCCGTTTCAGCGAGCGCATGTCGATGGTCCCTACGAAGGGACCGGCATTGGCCTGGCCATCGTTAAGCGCGTCATCGATTTCCACCGCGGCAGAATCTGGGTGGAATCCCGAACCGGCGAAGGCACGACCTTCTTCCTGACGGTTCCCAAAATACGCATCGCGAGCCAAGGCCAGGCCACATCCACATAG
- a CDS encoding GYF domain-containing protein, producing MSDAHEKIWYYAESGQQVGPFTGDEMKNMVASKKIAATTPVWKNGMAEWTPIAQVPELAEAPAPKQPEPHASEDRPTSLKLGAERKYKSVNEADENADAGINVTDMLNAGPQQEGKKAPAKQEPRIVAQSKVGFFESFGLGSFESAFFAITLVLGGIACAIKFDYWHTIVIGVGFLWMFAAGIALIVRAFMRHWGWGLVYLLVPFGALVYIIVDIKSAFKPLLLYVVGLAACIAAVQSPGFEESPLFEFYQEYAEQIEAEIEKQQQEMEESRNERLDQFSE from the coding sequence ATGTCCGACGCTCACGAAAAAATTTGGTACTACGCGGAGTCCGGCCAACAGGTTGGCCCGTTTACCGGCGACGAAATGAAAAACATGGTCGCCAGCAAGAAAATCGCTGCCACCACCCCGGTGTGGAAAAACGGCATGGCCGAGTGGACGCCCATCGCCCAAGTCCCGGAATTGGCAGAGGCTCCGGCACCCAAGCAACCCGAGCCTCACGCCAGCGAGGATAGACCCACGAGCCTCAAGCTTGGTGCCGAGCGTAAATACAAGTCGGTTAACGAGGCTGACGAAAATGCGGATGCCGGTATCAACGTCACTGACATGCTCAATGCCGGCCCTCAGCAAGAGGGCAAAAAAGCGCCAGCCAAGCAGGAGCCGCGCATCGTGGCGCAGTCGAAGGTTGGCTTCTTCGAGAGCTTTGGCCTGGGTTCCTTCGAATCGGCCTTTTTCGCCATCACACTGGTTCTTGGCGGCATCGCTTGCGCGATAAAATTCGATTACTGGCACACCATCGTGATCGGCGTCGGCTTCCTTTGGATGTTTGCCGCCGGCATTGCCCTGATCGTGCGCGCCTTTATGCGGCACTGGGGCTGGGGGCTGGTCTACCTGCTGGTGCCGTTTGGCGCGCTGGTCTATATCATCGTGGACATCAAAAGCGCCTTCAAGCCGCTGCTGCTCTACGTCGTGGGGCTGGCGGCTTGCATTGCCGCGGTGCAATCACCCGGCTTTGAGGAAAGTCCACTTTTTGAATTCTACCAGGAATACGCCGAGCAGATTGAGGCCGAAATCGAAAAGCAGCAGCAGGAAATGGAAGAAAGCCGCAACGAGCGGCTGGACCAATTTAGCGAATAA
- the shc gene encoding squalene--hopene cyclase codes for MADTVTSSTGPSLEGVDQSIERIKDFLFSIQEKGGYWNCELPIDITVACDYVLYHYWARLEDKLPKEKIIAHIKKRQNEDGGWSQFQDGPSEIGATVKGYYALKMMGESPNAEIMTKARDKALDLGGIPALCTWYKLTLALIGCFPWKDCPLIPVEVMLLPRWSPFNIYRVSSWTRNMLVPLAVINHYKPTRIIESCPDLNELYPGGSMESDLGLKWSEKTFSWKNFFLACDKTFRFVNNLPQGLFRKRALKAAEGWINDRVTHGSDGMGAIFPAMMNVLLALECFGYEKDHWIFEKNYKHFVDLTTDGDCWPTYGKTQGNTTDGPDEWRIAPCFSPTWDTAIATMAIAESGHDPEDPRLQAAADWLLDREITFRGDWKENCEFTEATGWAFEFNNDFYPDVDDTFQVVLGLKPLLATNTKSQEQTLDRAIRWCRAMQCKEGGFAAFDKDINDAWLEEIPFADHNAILDPPCSDITGRALETLALMGYGLEDDVVDRAVQFLKDTQLEDGSWFGRWGVNYIYGTGHALRGLHAVGADMSQGYIQRARNWLENCQNEDGGWGESIWTYHDETTKGEGESTPSQTAWALLGLLTFGNPNRPSIQRGVNYLLNNQKEDGSWRTRLFTGTGFPRIYYLKYDSYEWSWPLYALSKYRQLAKTGEE; via the coding sequence ATGGCGGACACTGTCACATCTTCCACCGGCCCTTCACTTGAAGGCGTCGATCAGTCCATTGAGCGCATTAAAGATTTCCTGTTTTCGATCCAGGAAAAAGGCGGCTACTGGAATTGTGAGCTACCCATCGACATCACTGTCGCCTGCGACTACGTGCTCTACCACTACTGGGCCCGCCTGGAGGACAAGCTTCCCAAGGAAAAAATCATCGCGCACATCAAGAAGCGCCAGAATGAAGACGGCGGCTGGTCCCAGTTTCAGGATGGCCCGAGTGAGATCGGTGCCACCGTCAAGGGCTACTACGCACTCAAGATGATGGGCGAAAGCCCGAATGCCGAAATCATGACCAAGGCCCGCGACAAGGCGCTGGACCTCGGCGGCATCCCGGCTCTCTGCACTTGGTATAAGCTCACACTGGCGCTGATCGGCTGCTTCCCATGGAAAGATTGCCCGCTAATCCCCGTGGAGGTGATGCTCCTGCCGCGCTGGTCCCCCTTTAACATTTACCGTGTCAGCAGTTGGACCCGCAACATGCTCGTGCCGTTGGCCGTGATCAACCACTACAAGCCCACGCGCATCATCGAAAGCTGCCCCGACCTGAACGAGCTCTACCCGGGCGGCTCAATGGAGAGCGATCTCGGCCTCAAATGGAGCGAAAAAACCTTCTCCTGGAAGAATTTCTTCCTGGCTTGCGACAAGACCTTCCGCTTCGTCAACAACCTGCCCCAGGGCCTGTTCCGCAAACGTGCGCTGAAGGCCGCCGAGGGTTGGATCAACGACCGCGTCACCCACGGCTCCGACGGTATGGGGGCCATTTTCCCGGCGATGATGAATGTCCTCCTCGCCCTGGAGTGCTTCGGCTACGAGAAGGACCACTGGATTTTCGAAAAGAACTACAAGCACTTCGTCGACCTGACCACCGACGGCGACTGCTGGCCGACCTACGGCAAAACGCAGGGCAACACCACCGACGGGCCCGACGAGTGGCGCATCGCGCCGTGCTTCTCGCCGACGTGGGACACCGCCATTGCCACCATGGCCATCGCCGAGAGCGGCCATGATCCGGAGGACCCACGCCTCCAAGCCGCTGCCGACTGGTTGCTCGACCGCGAAATCACTTTCCGCGGCGACTGGAAGGAAAACTGCGAATTCACCGAAGCCACCGGCTGGGCCTTCGAGTTTAACAATGACTTTTATCCGGACGTCGACGACACCTTCCAGGTCGTCCTCGGCCTCAAGCCCCTCCTCGCCACCAACACCAAGTCGCAGGAGCAAACGCTCGACCGCGCCATCCGCTGGTGCCGTGCCATGCAGTGCAAAGAAGGCGGCTTCGCGGCGTTCGACAAGGATATCAACGACGCCTGGCTGGAAGAAATTCCCTTTGCCGACCACAACGCCATTCTCGATCCGCCCTGCTCCGACATCACTGGCCGCGCGCTCGAAACGCTGGCGCTCATGGGCTACGGCCTGGAGGACGATGTCGTCGACCGCGCCGTGCAATTCCTCAAGGACACGCAGCTCGAAGACGGCTCATGGTTTGGCCGCTGGGGCGTGAATTACATCTACGGCACCGGCCACGCGCTCCGCGGCCTGCACGCCGTAGGTGCCGACATGAGCCAGGGCTACATTCAGCGTGCCCGCAACTGGCTGGAAAACTGCCAAAACGAAGACGGCGGCTGGGGCGAATCCATCTGGACTTACCACGACGAGACCACCAAGGGCGAAGGCGAGTCCACACCCTCGCAAACCGCTTGGGCGCTCCTCGGTCTGCTCACCTTCGGCAACCCGAACCGCCCGTCCATCCAACGCGGCGTCAACTACCTGCTGAACAATCAGAAGGAAGACGGCTCCTGGCGCACCCGCCTTTTCACCGGCACTGGTTTCCCGCGCATTTACTACCTGAAGTATGACAGCTACGAATGGAGCTGGCCACTGTATGCGCTGTCGAAATATCGGCAGTTGGCGAAGACCGGCGAAGAATAA
- a CDS encoding NUDIX hydrolase, whose amino-acid sequence MPSSPNEIFDIVDETDQVIGQAPRGRVHAEGLMHRAVHILVWNSRNEVFLQKRSMSKDQMPGVWTTSASGHVDSGEDYDTAAVRELGEELGIQIQGPEAMQLLFKHPACKHTGAEFIQVYHLVWDADMTLDPEEIDAGAWYQPDALDALIREDRRNYAPSFRLIWGIVRQQDAQAFFGESSDSLQ is encoded by the coding sequence ATGCCCTCCAGCCCCAACGAAATTTTTGATATCGTCGACGAGACAGACCAGGTGATTGGCCAGGCCCCACGTGGACGCGTACACGCCGAAGGCCTGATGCACCGTGCCGTGCATATCTTGGTCTGGAATAGTCGCAACGAAGTCTTCCTGCAAAAGCGCTCAATGAGCAAAGACCAGATGCCCGGTGTCTGGACTACCTCCGCCTCCGGGCATGTCGACTCCGGGGAGGACTACGATACCGCTGCCGTGCGCGAACTCGGGGAAGAGCTTGGCATCCAAATCCAGGGTCCCGAGGCGATGCAGCTGCTCTTTAAACATCCCGCCTGCAAACATACGGGTGCCGAATTTATCCAAGTTTATCATTTGGTCTGGGATGCAGATATGACGCTAGATCCCGAGGAAATCGACGCCGGTGCCTGGTATCAGCCGGACGCCTTGGATGCGCTGATCCGCGAAGATCGCCGCAACTATGCGCCGAGCTTTCGCCTGATCTGGGGCATTGTCCGCCAGCAGGACGCGCAGGCCTTTTTCGGTGAATCGTCAGATTCGCTCCAGTAG